The Medicago truncatula cultivar Jemalong A17 chromosome 7, MtrunA17r5.0-ANR, whole genome shotgun sequence genome includes the window aaatattagatttttttaacaaaacacaaattaaatatgaatttttaaccataaacaatataaaaattcatattaaatccatgttttgttaaaaaaattctgaattttttttggagtgattcttataatattttgaatttttctagaaaattttattaaataatatgaattctacatatgagtttactttaaaagagagaccaaaagtgaagattgaaaactttatagggactaaaagttgaaggaaaattttaaagggattaaaacgaaaagttgacatatttatagggaccaaaaacatatttgaccctaaaaaaaaaaatgaggaaaaCCAATCTACATACTTTTAAGAAAGTAGAAGCTTGTGTTGACGGTGGCATTTAGCCTAGGAAAGGAGAGTATTTTCCCATTATGGGAAAGTTAAATTTGAAccattaatataataataaaaatattcaacgGGTAAGATTAAACACTGGCAACTTGTTGTTCACTTTTTTGGTACGGTGTTcttcttttgaaaaaggaaatcaTTCTCTGACTAATTAAATTCAATTACTTTTTTGGTGAGAAAATTTAATTGCCTTAACTAATTAAATTACcctttttacttatttaaatatcaaatgAATATTGTATTCACACAGAAAACATGCTTCCTCTTCTTCCTTTACTGTGTTTTGACCGCTCACCATCACCCttgtaatttttcttcttctttctaagatttgtcccaaaaaaaaaaaaaactcagattaTTGAGATATGTCAACTtaatttaacataattttaattaaaaattaattattcatcTTCATGTGTTCTACAatggaatcttcatcatctccaCCAATTTTTCTTACTAAAAGTTCAGAtctaaaaaacaacaacaagaaaatgTACAGATGTAGAAAATCACCACATCAATAGAACCATAACCTTTTTTAACTGTACATATTAAGTGGGTAAATCGTACATATTGTGAAAAACTTTACATTTCTTTGACTAAAAACAATAGCTGTTCTAGATCTGATGGGTGTGGTTGAACAAATTTGAAGGAAATTCTCCAACAGCCATTGTCAAAATTCTCTCAGCaagtgaaagaaaaattgatgtTTTCAAAGAATCTTTCCTTAAACAATAGTAGGAGagtatttgattttttggctTTGCTGGATTTTCCTATGAAGAACTTCACCAAACTTACAGTTTTATGTTTGAGTTAGAAAAGAATTCTGATACAAAATAAGATGgtgtatattaaaaataaattgttagtaAAAGTAGTTTATGCTGTCATGATAAAAGGGGTGGTGAATCAGTAAAAGGATAgacaatattaaaatataaaagctagagtttttcttttttgtttggacTCAACAGGTGACAACCTCCAGCTGTCCTCAAAAACCAGCCTTTTCCATCATAGGAAACTCTTTCCctcacccaccctaaatgccacctgtGTTGACTGAAGACAAGTGAAAATATTTGTCAGAGCACGTCTTTATGCGTCAGAAGGTGAGAGAAGAATAATTGGATAAGTGCAAAATCCCTAAAGTGAAACAACATGCTGGTGCAAAATAAGTGTAAATGCAAATAAACTGAGattgttggttgaaattttaCAATCCCATGGGTGCAGGTGCACACCCTCACTAAGAGGTGGCTCCGCCCCTGGTTTTTGTTAAAGATAATTATTCTAAACTCTTATACATGAACCACCTTGGGTGCATACATCCTTTTACATCCACACACATTTGTGACACgtggcaaaaacattgaaagaagagatgaaaagtgatgatgatatgatgtaaaattactaaaatacccctaacATATGGGGTGTGCATAAGTGGTGTATGAAAAAGGATGTCTACCTATCTTTTTCCTATTCTAAACTCACTAACAAAATCCaatcatatactttttttttttgtacacatCTAAACATggacttaatttatttatataaaagaatacACACTTATTTGTTATTCATATTAGTTCcgttaaaaataatagttaaaatTTTTGTGAGCTTGACTCAATTGGTAAGAATAATGCAGGTTTGGAATTCAAATTctggataaaaaaaaagtagttaagCTAAGTAATAGTGCCAATCAAGCGACTAAGCATTTTATTTTAGTTGGTGAATTACTTGGGACTTGGTCGACATACACCTTGTATAAGGGATGCTTAAACCTCAATTGAAGCAAGCATCACATGTAGGACATGCTAGCAGTTGCAGTATAGTAGCTAAAGCTGAATTAAACTGATCTAGTTGATGGAGTCAATTCTAATTTAAccaagttatatttttttttataacatcgGAATTAGggtaatgaaatgatgtttcaGTCCAAAATATGAAGGACTTTTAAActcaaaaaaacatttataaaaatacatttgcCTCAATTTAAAGACATTTGCCTGAATTTTAAAgacattataaatatatttttcgaTCCTGctgtatataaaaaaagattgataaacaaaaattgacatatttgatttaaaatttagatcgtacatttaactttttttttatttcgttaataatgaaaaaaaatgtatctggaaaagaatttttttttttctgcccttatttaattccaaaaatacaaaaatgccccacttttgaaaaaaattgcataaatgccctacttttcagaattttctggtaccttgcaacccccacttgcggggtaccttaaaaaaatttaaaaattaagtaCATTGctacccccacttgcggggtatgaattttttttttttttttttaaaaaaaataaatagattgctacccccacttgcggggtatgcttaatttttttaaaatgtttttaatacACCCCGCAAGCCCCACTTGCGGGTtagtttatgtgatttttttttaaattttttctcgtaattattaataataataataataataataataataataataatattaatcactaGACATcctataaacaaaataaagactaaatttCTACTGATGTCTAATATTAATGCAATCTTTGCGGGAATGATCAGGCATCCTACAAACACCGCATCTTCTCTCAGTTTCCACATCGTCCATCTCGGTCCTAATGCGAGTAATTGGTGGACGACCTTTCTTTGCCCTACGCATTGACTTGTTGGGAACCACCTTCGGTCCTTCATAATTAGGCCAATATGTCTGGTGGTGAACCACGTCGAAGTGGATGTTGTATACGGCGTATACACACTCATTCGTGAATTTGTTATCGACAAAAGTCTTGTAGTCGTGACAAAAGCTAGAACATGCAGCAATGACATGTGAGCATGGTAGGTGTAACGCTCTAAACCGTCCACAGTCACACCATTTACTTTGCAGGTCCACTTTGTATTCTCCCTTTGGCAATCCTTCTTTATGATCGATGGTTTCACGGACGGAAAAGGTATATCGATCCCGGTCAAACTGAGTGACATGATGACTGTTGGATTTAATCACCTCATTCCTGAGATATTTCATGCTGTTTTCGGAGAATGGCTCACCAGAATTTACCCTTGCCGCTGCCTCATGTCCTCTTTTAGCAAACAAGGCCGCCAACCTGTAATATGATGCTTTCACGATAGCTGTGATCGGAAGTCCTCGAATACCCTTATACACGTTGTTTTGTGACTCTACCAAGTTACTTGTCATATGGCCCCATCGTCGACCATCATCATGTGATTGAGTCCACTTTTGTTTGGGAATATTGTCGACCCATGCTAAAGCCTTTCGGTCTGCAACAGCAATTTCAGAACGGTAGTATTCGAATGTAGGGATGTTCATGGCGTAACCTgcattgttttgaaaaaagttagatgtgtcattttaaacaaataaaatgtcgAATTTACGTGGAAAGAGATATGATTTTTACCCATGCATTCAACTTTCTTCTTTAGTTCTCCATCCTTGAATGATCTCATAAAGTTTTGTGCAATGTGTCGGACACAATAAACATGGCTTGTCGGAGCATCGTGCCATCCATTCTGTGGATCATCATACGCGCTCTTTATCGACACATGTCTATCAGAAATGAGGCATATGTTCTCTTGTGGGGTGACATGCTgccttaaatttttcaaaaagaaactcCATGCCTCCTTGGTCTCGCCTTCCACGATTGCAAAAGCTATGGGAAATATCTTGTTGTTCCCATCTTGCGCAACAGCTAACAACAATGTTCCCTTGTATTTACCATACAACCAAGTTGCGTCAATTTGGACAATTGGTTTGCAGAATTCGAAACCTGAGATGCACGGACGAAAGGCCCAAAAGAGACGCTTGAAGACGGTCTCATTTGCCACTTCTGTTGATGGGTCTGattgaaaatcaattattgTTCCTGGCAAATCTTTTTCCATGACCATCAACCACTGTGGTAGTTCTTCATAAGACTCCTCCCAATTACCATAAATTGATTCAATCGCCTTATTCCTTGCTCTCCATGCCTTTCTGTATGAAACTGTGTAATTAAATTTCTCTCGGATGTGTGCAATTATAACCTTCACTGTAATTGAGGCATCCATATATAGTAGTGATTTAACACTTTCACATATCACATTGTAACTAAGTTTGTGATGATCTTGTGTCATTTCTGTTGAGACACATGTATGATCATTCATGTTCCCAATCTCCCATTTATCAGTTTTTTTCCTCCACGAGGCCCGCAATTTGAAACCACATTTTGTATCTTTACATTTGATGACATACCTTTCAGGATCTGATTTTTTCACAATATAATCGGTTGATTTTTTCTTGTGATAATATTTAATTGCGAGATAACAAGGGATCAATTTCTGGATATGGGATGGCCAACAAGGGAACACGATGTGTCATTGTCATTGGGTTATGGTAGTCAAATACAATCAGCTGCAGATAACAACGACGAAGACCAACATGACCCTCAAGTAAATCGCGGAAGAAATCGTCGAAGACGAGGGTGTGGGACAGCCGggcatttataataattgtagatatcatgatatttaatatgtttattattttttttccttcttttttttattatttttttttattttaaaaattaaaaaaaaaaacaaaaaacaaacccgCAAGTGGGGCTTgcggggtattaaaaaaatttaaaaaaaaattaaatacccCGCAAGTTGGGGTAgcaagttatttaatttaaaaaaaaaaaaaaaaaaacatataggcCGCAAGTGgtagttatttaatttttaaaaaaaaaaaaaaaaaatgtaggccGCAagtcccacttgcggggtagttaattttttaaatttttttaaggtacctcgcaagtgggggttgcaaggtaccagaaatttctgaaaagtagggcatttatgcaatttttttcaaaactagggcatttttgtatttttggaattaaataagggaaaaaaaaaaaattctctggaaaaagtatatatattctCCTAGGTATAGGTTGGCAGTGTGGCTAGGTCAGTGATGTCACATGTAAATGCACATTACTCATGTGGGTTGCTCCATATTCTCACACCATTTTTGTCTCTTTGTTACTTTCACAAACACTAACTCCACGCGCCTCATCACTCAGTAGTTCTTTACTCACCATTTTCATGTAGGCTGTGCGTTCCACGCGATACTGCTCGAATGCTTGCTTGAGCTTTCTTTAACTACAAGAGTGcttaaattcatcaataatttgGATTTCAAGTTCAATTAGAGTGGCAAAGCAAATTACGACACTGTCCTCTTGCATATTGTCTCACAGTGTTTGCATTATATAATGAAATTACTTTTTAATCCTTCCTGCGCAACCATCACTATACTTGGAAGAATGGTTGAAGGTTGATTGAAAAGATTTAAAAACTAGTAATTTTTATGGATTGGAAGATCAAAATTTATCATTGATATGATCATGTTGGAAAGCTAATTCATGTACCGATGCACTTGCAAATATGGGTTGTGAGTATGGTCCCCCGTTGTTGATATTTCATGAGCATTGCCatctttaaaaaagttttttatgagaagttattttaagaattttttttaaatgtaattataaaaaaacttCACAAATCACAAGTAGGTGTGAACCATTCAATTTTACcaagaccaaattgaataataaaaatgtaaataataaaatgtggCATTTATTTTGTCAGGGAATAAAATGTACTATCAATTGATAGTAAACTTGCCATTCAGTTTGAGCTTTAGCTCCCTCACAAAAAATGaggtaaataataaaatgtgcTGTTTTTTGTCGGGGAATAAAATGCACCATattatcaaaaataataaaacaacaaattgtAGCAAAACACTTTATGTTTGGAAATATAGTGAAATGTCTTTCAACTCGCGATGCGATAAATCTTACTTCATGTATGTTTCAATTGACAGTAAAATTATAAGAATCTTTGTAAATCACTATAATTTTAGtgaaaattacacttttaaatttaacaaaatcacaCTATCATCGTAATTTTGCCAAACACACCAAAATTTTGAACAGACAATTTGTAGCTCTGGACTAGACCTATAGACCTAATGGCcaagtgatattttttttttttgtcggggGCTAATTTGAGTAGTTAATCTATTATGTAaaactcttgtaaaaaaaatctattatgtAAAACtctttcataatatttttttgtttttccatagGATATTTACTTGCTTATCAAATCTATTATTCAACCACTTATATACCTTATAATATGAAGCAAACAgccattaacttagaaaataaaACCTTTAAGTAACCTTGTTATTGCTAAATAAACAAGGTTTGAATTTCAAACTTCTTCACCATATTTTTCACCAAGAAGATGTCACTCGAATTCTCAGAATTTGTTTGTAAGCTGATTTGGAATTTTCTAGATGCTTGTGGGGTCTATTTGGTCCGTTCAGGTACCTAAAGTGTCTCAAACTTCTCTAGTGTCTAGTTGCTTGTGGGATCTAGATTCTCCAACTTCATCACCGTATTTCACCAAGAGGGTTTATTTGTGCTTCTTTTCTCTCGGAGATTAGgtaaaaaaagttgataaaaaataaagagcTAATACGtctgaaattatttttgtaagagaataaaaaaaatccgtTTCTTAGACTAAATGGGATTTcgtatttttcattattattattatttttttataaaaaaactccATTTATTCACGAAGACCATTTCCAATGGCGAGGTCTTCACTGTTTAAGATACGGTATCTAATAGGTAATCTTATTGAGGACAAAAAAATGAGGGTCTCTTAAGACTTATGGTCTCACTTAAGACCCTCATTTTGGATCCCAcataactttttattaaaatatcattgttgaattgtttttgttgaaaaaatgataaaaaagttATTGGTGGAatccatttatatattttgttagaaAGTTTCTATTGATTGAAATAAT containing:
- the LOC112416707 gene encoding uncharacterized protein, translated to MTQDHHKLSYNVICESVKSLLYMDASITVKVIIAHIREKFNYTVSYRKAWRARNKAIESIYGNWEESYEELPQWLMVMEKDLPGTIIDFQSDPSTEVANETVFKRLFWAFRPCISGFEFCKPIVQIDATWLYGKYKGTLLLAVAQDGNNKIFPIAFAIVEGETKEAWSFFLKNLRQHVTPQENICLISDRHVSIKSAYDDPQNGWHDAPTSHVYCVRHIAQNFMRSFKDGELKKKVECMGYAMNIPTFEYYRSEIAVADRKALAWVDNIPKQKWTQSHDDGRRWGHMTSNLVESQNNVYKGIRGLPITAIVKASYYRLAALFAKRGHEAAARVNSGEPFSENSMKYLRNEVIKSNSHHVTQFDRDRYTFSVRETIDHKEGLPKGEYKVDLQSKWCDCGRFRALHLPCSHVIAACSSFCHDYKTFVDNKFTNECVYAVYNIHFDVVHHQTYWPNYEGPKVVPNKSMRRAKKGRPPITRIRTEMDDVETERRCGVCRMPDHSRKDCINIRHQ